A genomic stretch from uncultured Pseudodesulfovibrio sp. includes:
- a CDS encoding class I SAM-dependent DNA methyltransferase yields MNVQSHKELTDRIWEIANRLRGPYRPPQYRLVMLPMVVLRRLDCVLEPTKDAVLKQYAKLEVQEMPEKAMDKILGKAADPTRHHPFYNTSPYTFRKLLDDAENIAPNLISYINGFSPIARAIFEKFKFFDQIEKLDSSNRLYKVVGLMSDVDLHPKRIDNIQMGYLFEHLIMKFNEQANEVAGDHFTPREVIRLMANLVYTGEKDVYKPGIFRTIYDPACGTGGMLSVSEEFIRSQNDKAQLELFGQEYNDESWAICCSDMLIKDEPTENIVLGDTLGDGKTHDGFEGDKFHYLMANPPFGVEWKDQKTVVAGEHKTHGFAGRFGAGVPAINDGSLLFLQHMISKMHPYKDGDEDQLGSKIAIVFNGSPLFSGDAGSGPSNIRRWIIENDWLDAIVALPDQLFYNTGIYTYIWLVTNRKAPERKGKVQLIDGTRFFQKMKKSLNNKRNEITEEQIRHLTTVYGNNTDGETAEVQINEHTEERVISRIFENREFGFLKVTVERPLRMSFEATPERIAKLDDQTAFANLAKSKKRKNEAAMKREEEEGRLQQHLIKTALETLEANGTYMDRAVFDGDVKKAAKRIGVKIPAPVKKSIYAALGERNQDAEICRDAKGNPEPDSELRDTENIPLPEGTALPLPMDFGPDKPNDRLVTKFKPTIEAYMAREVLPHVSDAWVDYDKTKVGYEIPINRHFYVYKPPRPLNEIETDITKLEGKIADMLKGLVA; encoded by the coding sequence GTGAACGTTCAATCTCACAAAGAGCTTACCGATAGAATTTGGGAAATTGCCAACCGGCTTCGAGGGCCGTACAGGCCGCCGCAATATAGGTTGGTCATGTTGCCTATGGTCGTGCTTCGTAGGCTGGATTGTGTACTTGAACCGACTAAAGATGCCGTTCTCAAGCAATATGCAAAGCTTGAGGTTCAGGAGATGCCGGAAAAGGCTATGGATAAGATCCTCGGCAAAGCGGCTGATCCGACCAGGCACCATCCTTTTTACAACACCAGCCCCTACACTTTCAGAAAGCTCTTGGACGACGCTGAAAACATTGCGCCCAACCTTATTTCATATATCAATGGTTTTTCGCCTATTGCACGGGCCATCTTTGAGAAATTCAAGTTCTTTGATCAGATTGAAAAGCTGGATTCCAGCAACCGGCTCTACAAGGTTGTGGGGTTGATGTCCGATGTCGATTTGCATCCAAAGCGCATCGACAACATCCAGATGGGGTACCTGTTCGAACACCTCATCATGAAGTTCAACGAACAGGCCAACGAGGTGGCTGGTGACCACTTTACCCCGCGTGAAGTCATTCGACTTATGGCGAATCTCGTCTATACCGGGGAAAAGGATGTCTACAAGCCGGGTATTTTCCGCACCATTTACGATCCGGCCTGTGGAACCGGCGGCATGCTGTCTGTCTCTGAGGAATTCATTCGTAGCCAAAATGATAAGGCGCAGCTGGAACTCTTTGGCCAGGAGTATAATGACGAATCCTGGGCCATCTGCTGTTCGGATATGCTTATTAAGGATGAACCCACCGAGAATATCGTGTTGGGCGACACTCTTGGTGATGGCAAGACCCACGACGGTTTTGAGGGCGATAAATTTCATTATCTCATGGCCAACCCGCCTTTTGGCGTCGAGTGGAAGGATCAAAAGACCGTCGTGGCGGGCGAGCACAAGACGCACGGCTTTGCAGGGCGCTTTGGGGCGGGGGTGCCTGCCATCAATGACGGCTCCCTCCTGTTCCTTCAGCACATGATTTCCAAGATGCATCCGTATAAAGATGGCGACGAGGACCAGCTGGGTTCCAAGATCGCTATCGTCTTCAACGGCTCGCCGCTCTTTTCTGGTGATGCTGGTTCCGGCCCCTCCAATATCCGGCGTTGGATTATCGAGAACGACTGGCTTGATGCCATTGTCGCGTTGCCTGACCAGCTGTTCTACAACACCGGCATTTATACATACATCTGGCTGGTGACGAACAGGAAGGCTCCGGAGCGCAAGGGCAAGGTGCAGCTCATCGACGGCACCCGCTTTTTCCAGAAGATGAAAAAGAGCCTCAACAACAAGCGCAATGAGATCACTGAAGAACAGATCCGGCATCTGACGACGGTTTATGGAAACAACACGGATGGCGAGACCGCCGAGGTCCAGATCAACGAGCACACCGAGGAGCGCGTCATTTCGCGCATCTTTGAGAATCGTGAATTCGGGTTCCTCAAGGTTACAGTGGAACGTCCGTTACGCATGAGCTTCGAGGCCACGCCGGAACGGATCGCCAAGCTCGATGACCAGACCGCCTTTGCCAATCTGGCCAAGTCCAAGAAGCGCAAGAACGAGGCGGCCATGAAGCGCGAAGAGGAAGAGGGACGCCTGCAACAGCATCTGATCAAGACTGCGCTTGAAACGCTTGAGGCAAACGGGACTTATATGGACCGCGCCGTTTTTGATGGCGACGTGAAGAAGGCCGCAAAGCGAATCGGGGTCAAGATCCCTGCTCCGGTCAAAAAGTCGATTTATGCCGCCCTTGGCGAACGCAATCAGGATGCCGAGATATGTCGTGACGCCAAGGGGAATCCCGAACCGGACAGCGAATTGCGCGACACCGAGAACATCCCGCTGCCCGAGGGGACAGCGTTGCCCCTGCCCATGGACTTCGGTCCGGACAAGCCCAATGACAGGCTGGTGACGAAATTCAAGCCGACCATTGAAGCCTACATGGCTCGCGAGGTCCTGCCTCACGTCTCTGATGCCTGGGTCGACTACGACAAGACCAAGGTGGGCTACGAGATCCCCATCAACCGGCATTTCTATGTGTACAAGCCGCCTCGCCCGCTGAATGAGATTGAGACTGACATTACGAAGCTTGAGGGCAAGATCGCGGATATGCTGAAGGGGTTGGTAGCATGA